In a single window of the Sediminicoccus sp. KRV36 genome:
- a CDS encoding TRAP transporter substrate-binding protein, whose translation MILTRRTLFLAGMAAPALVRPARAQARWQMTTAFPDSNFHTRNNRLFIEEVQAATQGRVQIQLHPNGSLLPMPQIKRGVQQGQAQIGEILLSAYGNEDPFFEIDGIPQLAGTLAQGRRLNELSRPYIEARFQRQGLSLLHVVAWPNAGFFSNATIDTIEALRGTRFRTFSAMTNRFATLVGANPTLIQAAEVPQAFATGVVNAMVTSASTGVDSAAWDFTRVYTPVGFTRSRNAVFINRRALEALTPADQAVIRAAAATAETRGWQMAEDSIVANEATLAQRGMNVARPTPALLEGLERVSQELTREWITRAGEDGARVIAAYRG comes from the coding sequence ATGATCCTGACACGCCGCACCCTGTTCCTGGCCGGCATGGCTGCCCCCGCCCTGGTCCGTCCTGCCCGCGCCCAGGCGCGCTGGCAGATGACGACCGCCTTCCCGGACAGCAACTTCCACACCCGCAACAACCGCCTCTTCATCGAGGAGGTGCAGGCCGCCACCCAGGGCCGGGTGCAGATCCAGCTGCACCCCAATGGCTCGCTCCTGCCCATGCCGCAGATCAAGCGCGGCGTGCAGCAGGGCCAGGCGCAGATCGGCGAGATCCTGCTCAGCGCCTATGGCAATGAGGATCCCTTCTTTGAGATTGACGGCATCCCGCAGCTCGCTGGCACGCTGGCGCAGGGCCGCCGCCTGAACGAATTGTCCCGCCCCTATATCGAGGCGCGCTTCCAGCGGCAGGGGCTTTCGCTGCTGCATGTGGTCGCCTGGCCCAATGCCGGGTTCTTCTCCAACGCGACGATCGACACGATCGAGGCGCTGCGCGGCACGCGCTTCCGCACCTTCAGCGCCATGACCAACCGCTTCGCCACACTGGTCGGCGCCAATCCGACGCTGATCCAGGCGGCGGAAGTGCCGCAGGCCTTCGCAACCGGCGTGGTGAACGCCATGGTGACCAGCGCTTCCACCGGCGTGGACAGCGCCGCCTGGGATTTCACGCGGGTCTATACGCCGGTCGGCTTCACCCGTTCGCGCAATGCGGTCTTCATCAATCGCCGCGCGCTGGAAGCCCTCACCCCTGCCGACCAGGCCGTGATCCGCGCCGCCGCCGCGACGGCCGAGACCCGCGGCTGGCAGATGGCGGAGGATTCGATCGTCGCCAATGAAGCCACCCTGGCGCAGCGCGGCATGAATGTCGCGCGCCCAACCCCCGCCCTGCTGGAGGGGCTGGAGCGCGTCAGCCAGGAACTGACCCGCGAATGGATCACCCGGGCGGGCGAGGATGGCGCACGCGTCATCGCCGCCTATAGGGGTTGA
- a CDS encoding TRAP transporter small permease, translated as MGGSLLRRALDGLYLLSAGVAGLSLFGIFIVMMAQVFLRQWNIQVPGADDFTAYLCVSTTFFALAYTFKRGELIRVGLFIDKAGPALRRWIEVAVLVVAAILVAYIVNWTFLDAMFSLEIEEVAQGSVPFLLWIPKLAIPGGAGILLIAILDELVTVLRGAKPSYVLAAEERAARGDFSAEV; from the coding sequence GTGGGAGGAAGCCTTCTGCGCCGCGCCCTGGATGGGCTTTACCTGCTCAGTGCCGGCGTGGCCGGGCTCTCCCTCTTCGGCATCTTCATCGTGATGATGGCGCAGGTCTTCCTGCGCCAATGGAACATCCAGGTGCCGGGGGCCGATGACTTCACGGCCTATCTTTGCGTCTCCACCACCTTCTTCGCCCTGGCCTATACCTTCAAGCGGGGTGAGCTGATCCGCGTCGGCCTGTTCATTGACAAGGCCGGGCCGGCACTGCGCCGCTGGATCGAGGTGGCGGTGCTTGTGGTCGCCGCCATTCTGGTGGCCTACATCGTGAACTGGACCTTCCTGGATGCGATGTTTTCGCTGGAGATCGAGGAGGTGGCGCAGGGCAGCGTGCCCTTCCTGCTCTGGATTCCCAAGCTCGCCATCCCCGGTGGGGCGGGCATCCTGCTGATCGCCATCCTGGATGAGCTCGTCACCGTGCTGCGCGGTGCAAAGCCGAGCTATGTCCTCGCCGCGGAAGAACGCGCGGCGCGCGGCGATTTCTCGGCGGAGGTCTAG
- a CDS encoding TRAP transporter large permease subunit gives MELLQFALLLLVMLCLLLGSGLWIALALAGTGYVAMSLVNPSPGLFLASAYWESTGSWTLAALPMFIWMGEILFRTKLSEELFNGLAPWVRRVPGRLLHVNILACGIFGSVSGSSAATCATVSKIALPELKRRGYDEGVAIGSLATAGTLGILIPPSIIMVVYAVAAEVSIVRVFIAGMIPGGIVMGLFSLYIIVWAILNPGKQPAAEPRLSFGEKLRQSAQLIPCALLIIGVIGTMFVGWATATEAAAFGVFGSLFLAAVTRCLTWRSFIDSLAGATRLSCMIMFILAGAAFLTKAMALTGIPAALAAAVAAAELGPYAIIAILTVVYLILGTALDGVSMIVLTTSVVVPMVQHAGFDLVWFGIFIILLVEIAEISPPLGFNLFVMQTMTGKEQTEVAWASLPFFAMLVLTVVLITIFPAIVTWLPDYLLRQ, from the coding sequence ATGGAGCTTCTTCAATTCGCTCTGCTGCTGCTGGTCATGCTGTGCCTGCTGCTGGGCAGCGGGCTCTGGATCGCGCTGGCCCTGGCTGGCACCGGCTATGTGGCCATGTCGCTGGTGAACCCCTCGCCGGGGCTGTTCCTCGCCTCGGCCTATTGGGAGAGCACCGGCTCCTGGACGTTGGCGGCCTTGCCCATGTTCATCTGGATGGGCGAAATCCTGTTCCGCACGAAGCTTTCTGAGGAGTTGTTCAACGGCCTCGCCCCCTGGGTGCGGCGCGTGCCTGGCCGCCTCTTGCATGTGAACATTCTGGCCTGCGGCATTTTCGGCAGCGTCAGCGGCTCCTCGGCGGCGACTTGCGCCACGGTCAGCAAGATCGCCCTGCCGGAGCTCAAGCGCCGCGGCTATGATGAGGGGGTGGCCATCGGCAGCCTGGCCACGGCCGGAACGCTGGGCATCCTCATCCCGCCTTCGATCATCATGGTGGTCTATGCCGTCGCGGCCGAGGTTTCGATCGTGCGCGTCTTCATCGCGGGGATGATCCCGGGCGGCATCGTGATGGGGCTGTTCAGCCTCTACATCATCGTCTGGGCCATACTGAATCCCGGCAAGCAACCCGCCGCCGAGCCCCGGCTGAGCTTTGGCGAGAAGCTGCGGCAATCCGCGCAGCTCATCCCCTGCGCGCTGCTCATCATCGGCGTCATCGGCACCATGTTCGTGGGCTGGGCGACAGCGACCGAAGCCGCCGCCTTCGGCGTGTTCGGCAGCCTGTTCCTGGCCGCCGTCACCCGCTGCCTGACCTGGCGGAGCTTCATTGACAGCCTGGCCGGCGCCACCCGGCTCTCCTGCATGATCATGTTCATCCTCGCCGGCGCCGCCTTCCTGACGAAAGCCATGGCACTGACCGGCATTCCCGCGGCACTGGCGGCCGCCGTCGCCGCGGCCGAGCTGGGGCCCTATGCCATCATCGCCATCCTGACCGTGGTCTACCTGATCCTGGGCACCGCGCTGGATGGCGTCTCGATGATCGTGCTCACCACCTCGGTCGTCGTGCCGATGGTGCAGCATGCGGGGTTTGATCTCGTGTGGTTCGGCATCTTCATCATCCTGCTGGTCGAGATCGCGGAGATTTCACCACCGCTCGGATTCAATCTCTTTGTCATGCAGACAATGACGGGCAAAGAACAGACGGAGGTCGCCTGGGCCTCGCTGCCCTTCTTCGCGATGCTGGTGCTGACGGTGGTGCTGATCACCATCTTCCCGGCGATCGTGACCTGGCTGCCGGATTACCTGTTGCGGCAATAG
- a CDS encoding dihydrofolate reductase family protein produces the protein MPGCVAYIAASLDGFIATADGSVAWLEAFQATDYGYAEFFAGIGTLVMGRATYDQVLAFGAWPYAGKPCLVLSRSGIANPPEGVAAWKGDAASLATHLAQLKERVWVVGGGKLIAGLLAEGAVTELDLFTMPVLLGRGIPLFAGGHPPAQKLSLLDTQTWPNGVVRLRYAIG, from the coding sequence ATGCCGGGCTGCGTCGCCTATATCGCGGCCAGCCTGGATGGCTTCATCGCGACGGCGGATGGCTCCGTCGCCTGGCTCGAAGCCTTCCAGGCGACGGATTACGGCTATGCCGAGTTCTTCGCCGGGATTGGCACGCTGGTCATGGGGCGTGCGACCTATGACCAGGTCCTCGCCTTCGGGGCCTGGCCCTATGCGGGCAAGCCCTGCCTGGTACTCAGCCGCAGTGGCATCGCCAATCCGCCCGAGGGGGTGGCCGCCTGGAAGGGCGATGCCGCGTCCCTCGCCACGCATCTGGCGCAGCTGAAAGAGCGCGTCTGGGTGGTGGGTGGCGGCAAGCTGATCGCCGGGCTGCTGGCGGAGGGTGCCGTTACGGAGCTGGACCTGTTCACCATGCCGGTGCTGCTGGGGCGGGGCATTCCCCTGTTTGCCGGCGGCCATCCGCCCGCGCAGAAGCTCAGCCTGCTGGACACCCAGACCTGGCCCAATGGCGTGGTCCGGCTGCGCTACGCCATCGGGTGA
- a CDS encoding NIPSNAP family protein: MFVEERIYTMHPGKIGDYIKAYAAEGLAIQKPILGRLVGYYSTEFGPLNQVIHMWAYETLAERAERRTKLFASQAWLDYLGKVRPFIASQESKLLVPAPFLTVKWQD; this comes from the coding sequence ATGTTCGTCGAAGAACGCATCTACACCATGCACCCCGGCAAGATCGGGGATTACATCAAGGCCTATGCGGCCGAGGGGCTGGCCATTCAGAAGCCCATCCTGGGGCGGCTCGTCGGCTATTACTCCACCGAATTCGGCCCGCTGAACCAGGTGATCCACATGTGGGCCTATGAGACCCTGGCCGAGCGCGCCGAGCGCCGCACCAAGCTCTTTGCCAGCCAGGCCTGGCTCGACTACCTCGGCAAGGTGCGGCCCTTCATCGCCAGCCAGGAGAGCAAGCTGCTGGTGCCCGCTCCCTTCCTCACGGTGAAGTGGCAGGATTGA
- a CDS encoding ferredoxin--NADP reductase: MDSDTQPIITAPPGFFAEEVTWVHHWTDSLFSFKCTREPSWRFTSGQFAMIGLMVGGKPLTRAYSMVSPAWEDHLEFLSIKVPNGPLTSRLQHIQVGERVLIGKKPVGTLIPDNLLPGRNLWFLATGTGLAPFMSLMRDPEVYDRYERVIVAHTVRTADELAYRDYITGALREHELLGEMVREKLIYLPAVTREAFPVQGRITTRLETGAAEEQAGVARLDPAFDRVMICGSEAMNADCKALLEARGFIEGTNNAPGSYAVEKAFVTK; encoded by the coding sequence ATGGACAGCGACACCCAACCCATCATCACCGCGCCGCCGGGTTTCTTCGCCGAGGAAGTCACCTGGGTGCATCATTGGACCGACAGCCTCTTCAGCTTCAAATGCACGCGGGAGCCAAGCTGGCGCTTCACCTCGGGCCAATTCGCCATGATCGGGCTGATGGTCGGCGGCAAGCCGCTGACCCGCGCCTATTCGATGGTCAGCCCGGCCTGGGAGGATCACCTGGAGTTCCTCTCCATCAAGGTGCCCAATGGCCCCCTGACCTCACGCCTGCAGCACATCCAGGTGGGAGAGCGCGTGCTGATCGGCAAGAAGCCCGTCGGCACGCTGATCCCCGACAACCTGCTGCCCGGCCGCAATCTCTGGTTCCTCGCGACCGGGACGGGCCTCGCGCCCTTCATGTCCCTGATGCGCGACCCCGAGGTGTATGACCGCTATGAGCGGGTGATCGTCGCGCATACGGTGCGGACGGCCGATGAACTCGCCTATCGCGACTACATCACGGGCGCCCTGCGGGAGCATGAACTCCTCGGCGAGATGGTGCGCGAGAAGCTGATCTATCTGCCGGCCGTGACGCGTGAGGCGTTTCCCGTGCAGGGCCGCATCACCACCCGCCTCGAGACCGGGGCAGCCGAGGAACAGGCCGGCGTGGCGCGGCTCGACCCCGCATTCGACCGCGTGATGATCTGCGGCAGCGAGGCGATGAACGCGGATTGCAAGGCGCTGCTGGAGGCCCGCGGCTTCATCGAGGGCACCAATAATGCGCCCGGCAGCTACGCGGTCGAGAAGGCCTTCGTGACGAAGTAG
- a CDS encoding GNAT family protein — protein MVDFIPPHDPETDPPVGPRVDAAPRPLPARIPHKGRSVDLEVLHPRHLPDLWQAAQSDQSEASWAYLAYGPFATEAALGQFIGGFSTTHDPIAWAIRPHRSGTVDGWLTLMEIQPANAHIEIGHIWFSPRMQRTRAATEAMFLVMRHAMEDLGYRRLTWKCNALNAPSRRAAARLGFTYEGTLRNVMTVKGRRRDTAWFSILAEEWPARSAAIQAWLDDANWDQAGRPKASLMTRE, from the coding sequence ATGGTTGATTTTATCCCCCCGCACGACCCCGAAACCGATCCGCCCGTCGGCCCGCGCGTGGACGCGGCTCCGCGCCCGCTGCCGGCCCGCATTCCCCATAAGGGCCGCAGCGTGGATCTGGAGGTGCTGCATCCACGCCACCTGCCCGATCTCTGGCAGGCCGCCCAGAGCGACCAGAGCGAGGCGAGCTGGGCCTATCTCGCCTATGGCCCCTTCGCCACCGAGGCGGCACTCGGCCAGTTCATCGGCGGGTTTTCCACGACGCATGATCCGATCGCCTGGGCCATCCGCCCGCATCGCAGCGGCACGGTGGATGGCTGGCTGACGCTGATGGAAATCCAGCCGGCCAACGCGCATATCGAGATCGGCCATATCTGGTTCTCGCCCCGCATGCAGCGCACGCGGGCAGCCACCGAGGCCATGTTCCTGGTGATGCGCCACGCCATGGAGGATCTCGGCTATCGCCGGCTCACCTGGAAATGCAACGCGCTCAACGCCCCCTCGCGCCGCGCCGCCGCGCGCCTCGGCTTCACCTATGAAGGCACCTTGCGCAATGTGATGACGGTGAAGGGCCGCCGGCGGGATACCGCCTGGTTCTCCATCCTGGCCGAAGAATGGCCGGCGCGCTCGGCCGCCATCCAGGCCTGGCTGGACGATGCCAATTGGGACCAGGCCGGCCGGCCCAAGGCCTCCCTCATGACGCGCGAATAA
- a CDS encoding esterase-like activity of phytase family protein, whose product MRRLLLATAAAISLALPAAADSRFEARLAGHAILPAATFVAPPADAPEYFRLSGRFTGPGNLRNEQPGSIPGVSLPGYGPRPTGLAMPFPGQPLQGFSGIKPVGDGSYWVTGDNGFGNRRNSPDALLMIHRVRPNWQGGAVAVENTIFLADPNRVAGFVIQNEATPTRYLTGADFDVESIQPLPDGTMMIGDEFGPYLLHFDAQGRLLRVIETTLDGEVLRTPDHHAQVIPANPTAGVPARVRRSGGYEGMALTPDGRTIWAMMEQPLFAPGTNQPEGAFLRILEFDVARMAWTGRNLRYRLEQGATAIGDFNMIDARRALVIERDNGEGDPGRACAAGVESTHAAPCFAMPARLKRIYLVDLGAADAEGFIRKIGHIDLMAIQDPERLARQRGDRPQGASDTAFSFPFFTIENVAMVDAEHIIVGNDNNLPFSAGRHLTRADDNELILLHVPELLRAR is encoded by the coding sequence ATGCGCCGCCTACTGCTTGCCACCGCCGCCGCCATCAGCCTGGCGTTGCCCGCCGCGGCCGATTCCCGCTTCGAAGCGCGCCTCGCCGGGCATGCCATCCTGCCGGCCGCGACCTTCGTCGCCCCGCCGGCGGATGCGCCTGAATATTTCCGCCTCTCCGGCCGCTTCACCGGCCCGGGCAATCTCCGCAATGAGCAGCCGGGCAGCATCCCGGGCGTGAGCCTGCCGGGCTATGGCCCGCGCCCCACCGGCCTCGCCATGCCTTTTCCCGGCCAGCCGCTCCAGGGCTTCTCCGGCATCAAGCCGGTCGGTGATGGAAGCTACTGGGTGACGGGTGACAATGGCTTCGGCAATCGCCGCAACAGCCCGGACGCGCTGCTGATGATCCATCGCGTGCGTCCCAACTGGCAAGGGGGCGCGGTGGCCGTCGAGAACACCATCTTCCTGGCCGACCCCAACCGCGTGGCCGGCTTCGTGATCCAGAACGAAGCCACGCCCACGCGCTACCTCACCGGCGCCGATTTCGATGTGGAGAGCATCCAGCCGCTGCCCGATGGCACGATGATGATCGGCGATGAATTCGGCCCCTACCTCCTGCATTTCGACGCCCAGGGCCGGCTGCTGCGCGTCATCGAAACCACCCTGGATGGCGAGGTGCTGCGCACGCCTGACCACCACGCCCAGGTCATCCCCGCCAACCCCACGGCCGGCGTTCCCGCCCGCGTCCGCCGCTCGGGCGGGTATGAGGGCATGGCGCTGACGCCGGATGGCCGCACCATCTGGGCGATGATGGAGCAGCCGCTCTTTGCCCCCGGAACCAACCAGCCCGAGGGGGCTTTTCTGCGCATCCTGGAATTCGACGTGGCGCGCATGGCCTGGACCGGCCGCAACCTGCGCTACCGGCTGGAACAGGGTGCGACGGCCATCGGCGATTTCAACATGATCGACGCGCGCCGCGCCCTGGTGATCGAGCGCGACAATGGCGAGGGCGACCCCGGCCGCGCCTGCGCCGCGGGCGTGGAAAGCACCCACGCCGCCCCCTGCTTCGCCATGCCCGCGCGCCTCAAGCGCATCTATCTGGTGGATCTGGGTGCGGCGGATGCCGAAGGCTTCATCCGCAAGATCGGCCATATCGACCTGATGGCCATCCAGGACCCCGAGCGCCTGGCGCGCCAACGGGGTGATCGCCCGCAGGGTGCGAGCGACACCGCCTTCAGCTTCCCCTTCTTCACCATCGAGAATGTGGCGATGGTGGATGCGGAGCACATCATCGTCGGGAATGACAACAACCTGCCCTTCTCGGCCGGCCGCCACCTGACGCGGGCCGATGACAATGAGCTGATCCTGCTGCACGTGCCGGAATTGCTGCGCGCGCGCTGA
- a CDS encoding amidase gives MPAPDDVKAFIPGERVTHAPLGSGVLDGMRFAVKDLFDVAGAPTTYGNPDWARTHPVAAATAPAILALLEAGGHLVGKTKTVELAYGLTGENVWHGTPINPNAPDRFPGGSSCGSAAAVGAGLVDFALGSDTGGSVRIPASYCGVFGIRPSWGAVSLAGACGLGPSFDTCGWFAQSARILQAVGDVLLPEDALPSVMHLAPLLKPQSVWINADPATANALLPAFEALERVVGTGEAVRVEGPANVLGEAYENFRCVQAQEAWATLGSWVTATQPAFGPGVKERFDAARDMDPAKAAAGRAFRKRFSVRIRSLLAGGGVLAFPTSPFAAPLLTASLAEQNAVRERTMGVTALSGLAGLCEVSIPAGRVDGAPVGLSIVAGPGRDRALLDLALRVSNALGLA, from the coding sequence ATGCCCGCCCCTGACGATGTGAAGGCCTTCATTCCGGGCGAGCGCGTGACGCATGCGCCGCTGGGCTCCGGCGTGCTGGATGGCATGCGCTTCGCCGTGAAGGATCTGTTCGACGTCGCGGGTGCCCCCACCACCTATGGCAATCCCGATTGGGCCCGCACCCACCCCGTGGCCGCCGCCACGGCGCCCGCCATCCTCGCGCTGCTGGAGGCGGGCGGGCATCTGGTCGGCAAGACCAAGACCGTCGAACTCGCCTATGGCCTGACCGGCGAGAATGTCTGGCACGGCACGCCGATCAATCCCAACGCGCCGGATCGCTTCCCGGGTGGCTCCTCCTGCGGCTCGGCGGCCGCGGTGGGGGCGGGGCTGGTGGATTTCGCGCTCGGCTCCGACACCGGCGGCAGCGTGCGCATTCCGGCCAGCTATTGCGGCGTCTTCGGCATCCGGCCGAGCTGGGGGGCGGTCAGCCTGGCCGGCGCCTGCGGCCTTGGGCCGAGCTTCGATACCTGCGGCTGGTTCGCCCAGAGCGCCCGCATCCTCCAGGCGGTGGGGGACGTGCTGCTGCCCGAGGATGCACTGCCGAGCGTCATGCACCTCGCGCCGCTGCTGAAGCCGCAAAGTGTTTGGATCAACGCCGATCCAGCTACGGCCAATGCGCTGCTGCCGGCCTTCGAGGCGCTGGAACGCGTGGTCGGCACGGGCGAGGCAGTACGGGTCGAAGGCCCGGCCAATGTCCTGGGCGAGGCTTACGAGAATTTCCGCTGCGTCCAGGCGCAGGAGGCCTGGGCCACCCTCGGCAGTTGGGTGACGGCAACCCAGCCGGCCTTCGGCCCCGGCGTGAAGGAACGCTTCGACGCGGCACGGGACATGGACCCGGCCAAGGCCGCTGCCGGCCGGGCCTTCCGCAAGCGCTTTTCGGTGCGCATCCGCTCGCTCCTCGCGGGTGGCGGCGTGCTGGCCTTCCCCACATCGCCCTTTGCCGCCCCCTTGCTCACCGCCTCCCTGGCCGAGCAGAACGCCGTGCGGGAACGCACGATGGGCGTCACCGCGCTGTCCGGCCTGGCGGGGCTTTGCGAGGTCAGCATCCCGGCGGGCCGGGTGGATGGCGCGCCGGTGGGGCTTTCCATCGTTGCCGGCCCAGGGCGGGACCGCGCTTTGCTCGATCTCGCGCTGCGGGTCTCGAACGCATTGGGCCTCGCATGA
- a CDS encoding GNAT family N-acetyltransferase, whose translation MIIRDAVAADLADITAIYAHHVLTGTGTFEESPPDTAEIAARMAKVQAAGCAWLVAENDGVITGYGYYAQIRDRSAYRFTAEDSIYVRDDVRGMGVGKALVLALLEHATARGFRQMIAVIGDSENVGSIGLHSSLGFRQVGTMKAVGLKFGQWVDVVTMQRPLGEGEQSLPTG comes from the coding sequence ATGATCATCCGGGACGCCGTGGCCGCGGACCTCGCCGATATCACCGCCATCTATGCCCATCACGTGCTGACCGGCACCGGGACCTTCGAGGAGAGCCCACCCGATACCGCCGAAATCGCCGCGCGCATGGCCAAGGTGCAGGCGGCCGGCTGCGCCTGGCTGGTGGCCGAGAATGACGGCGTAATCACGGGCTATGGCTATTACGCCCAGATCCGTGATCGCAGCGCCTATCGCTTCACGGCGGAGGACAGCATCTATGTGCGCGACGATGTGCGGGGCATGGGCGTGGGCAAGGCCCTGGTGCTGGCGTTGCTCGAACACGCCACGGCGCGCGGCTTCCGGCAGATGATCGCCGTGATCGGCGATAGCGAGAATGTGGGTTCCATCGGGCTGCATTCCTCCCTCGGCTTTCGCCAGGTGGGGACGATGAAGGCGGTGGGGCTGAAATTCGGCCAATGGGTGGATGTGGTGACGATGCAACGCCCGCTGGGCGAGGGCGAGCAGAGCCTGCCGACGGGCTGA
- a CDS encoding class I SAM-dependent methyltransferase encodes MGASGDVARSAAASVPQPLNDPRNFAPEWAGEPYASVIERLHAVLQPRTYLEIGVLLGGTFRLAQCPRIAIDPGFMLSAEDINTKPVSLLFRLPSDEFFAQYNVRNLFGRELDMAFLDGLHLFEFLLRDFYNTEIHCHSKSVILVHDLLPTDVGMSRRDQRRPKDLPTRNPKRWAGDVWKLLPVLRKYRPDLRIICLDAPPTGLVLITGLDPTNRVLQENYDAILAEAAGLVLEEVGMANFVAHQRVWSTDSFQDPALIKSHLFERPGTAQSG; translated from the coding sequence ATGGGTGCTTCAGGCGATGTGGCCCGATCCGCTGCGGCATCCGTGCCGCAGCCGCTGAATGATCCACGGAATTTCGCGCCCGAATGGGCCGGTGAGCCCTATGCCTCCGTGATCGAGCGGCTGCACGCCGTGCTGCAGCCCAGGACCTATCTGGAGATCGGCGTCCTGCTGGGCGGAACATTCCGCCTGGCCCAATGCCCCCGCATCGCCATTGATCCCGGCTTCATGCTCTCGGCCGAGGATATCAACACCAAGCCCGTTTCCCTGCTGTTCCGCCTGCCGAGCGATGAATTCTTCGCGCAGTATAATGTGCGCAATCTGTTCGGCCGGGAACTCGACATGGCATTCCTGGACGGGTTGCACCTGTTTGAATTCCTGCTGCGTGATTTCTACAACACGGAAATCCATTGCCACTCGAAATCGGTCATCCTGGTGCATGATCTGCTGCCAACGGATGTCGGCATGTCACGCCGGGACCAGCGCCGCCCGAAGGACCTGCCGACGCGCAACCCGAAGCGCTGGGCGGGGGATGTCTGGAAGCTGTTGCCGGTCTTGCGGAAATACCGGCCCGATCTGCGCATCATCTGCCTCGATGCCCCGCCGACCGGGCTCGTGCTGATCACCGGCCTGGACCCCACGAACCGCGTCCTGCAGGAGAATTATGACGCGATCCTCGCCGAAGCCGCGGGCCTGGTCCTGGAAGAGGTCGGCATGGCCAATTTCGTGGCGCATCAGAGGGTCTGGTCCACGGACAGCTTCCAGGATCCGGCCTTGATCAAGTCCCATTTGTTCGAGCGGCCGGGCACCGCGCAATCGGGGTAA
- the glyA gene encoding serine hydroxymethyltransferase, which produces MNENTARFLPARFFQAGIAEADPELAAAIAHELTRQQDGIELIASENIVSRAVLEAQGSVMTNKYAEGYPGRRYYGGCEFVDVAETLAIERAKELFGAKFANVQPHSGASANIAVFFALLQPGDTFLAMDLAAGGHLTHGAPVNYSGKWFHPIAYGVHAETGLLDYETMELLAREQRPKLIIAGGSAYSREIDFARFRAVADEIGAIFMVDMAHYAGLVAAGAYPSPVQHAHVTTTTTHKTLRGPRGGLVLTNDEAIAKKINSAMFPGLQGGPLMHVIAAKAVAFGEALRPDFRAYAKQVVVNARALADELVQQGVNIVSGGTDSHLMLVDLRPKGLTGKAAEAALGRAHLTCNKNAIPFDPEKPMVTSGIRLGTPAGTTRGFGEAEFRDVGRMIGRVLDGLSKANSPEGNSAVEQAVAQDVQALCAKFPIYA; this is translated from the coding sequence ATGAACGAGAACACCGCCCGCTTCCTCCCGGCCCGCTTCTTCCAGGCCGGCATCGCGGAAGCCGACCCCGAGCTGGCCGCCGCGATCGCGCACGAGCTGACGCGCCAGCAGGATGGCATCGAGCTGATCGCCTCGGAAAACATCGTCAGCCGGGCCGTGCTGGAAGCCCAGGGCTCGGTGATGACCAATAAATACGCCGAGGGCTATCCGGGGCGGCGCTATTATGGCGGCTGCGAGTTCGTGGATGTGGCCGAGACGCTGGCCATCGAGCGCGCCAAGGAATTGTTCGGCGCGAAATTCGCGAATGTTCAGCCGCATAGCGGTGCTTCGGCCAATATCGCGGTGTTCTTCGCGCTGCTCCAGCCGGGCGACACCTTCCTGGCGATGGACCTGGCGGCGGGCGGGCACCTGACCCATGGCGCGCCGGTGAACTACTCGGGCAAGTGGTTCCACCCGATTGCCTATGGTGTGCACGCGGAGACGGGCCTGCTCGACTACGAGACGATGGAGCTCCTGGCGCGCGAGCAGCGGCCCAAGCTGATCATCGCCGGCGGCTCGGCCTATTCGCGCGAGATTGATTTTGCCCGGTTCCGCGCCGTGGCCGATGAAATCGGCGCGATCTTCATGGTGGACATGGCGCATTACGCGGGCCTCGTGGCCGCTGGCGCCTACCCCTCGCCGGTGCAGCACGCGCATGTGACGACAACGACGACGCACAAGACGCTGCGCGGCCCGCGCGGCGGCCTGGTGCTGACCAATGACGAGGCCATCGCGAAGAAAATCAACTCCGCCATGTTCCCGGGGCTGCAGGGCGGCCCGCTCATGCATGTCATCGCCGCCAAGGCCGTGGCGTTCGGCGAGGCGCTTCGGCCGGATTTCCGCGCCTATGCCAAGCAGGTGGTGGTGAATGCCCGCGCCCTGGCCGATGAGCTGGTGCAGCAGGGCGTCAACATCGTCTCGGGCGGGACCGACAGCCACCTGATGCTGGTGGACCTCCGGCCCAAGGGCCTGACGGGCAAGGCGGCGGAAGCGGCCCTGGGCCGTGCCCACCTGACCTGCAACAAGAACGCCATTCCCTTCGATCCCGAAAAGCCGATGGTGACCAGCGGCATCCGCCTCGGCACCCCCGCCGGTACCACGCGCGGCTTCGGCGAGGCCGAGTTCCGCGACGTGGGCCGCATGATCGGCCGTGTCCTGGACGGGCTGTCCAAGGCGAACAGCCCTGAGGGCAACAGCGCCGTGGAGCAGGCCGTGGCGCAGGATGTCCAGGCGCTCTGCGCGAAATTCCCGATCTACGCCTGA